In Bradyrhizobium sp. 1(2017), one DNA window encodes the following:
- a CDS encoding universal stress protein, whose protein sequence is MTSKRLCFEPGHKPKCLVIVDDTAEWDRAVYYASRWAIRAGGGVVMLRIIEPEQQSQEWLGVADIMRAEAQEAAEAALDRAAGRANGIAAITPERVIREGEAMEQLLGVIDEDPDIATLVLAANPGAEGPGPLVALLAHAVGTFPIPVTIISGALSDESVDSLS, encoded by the coding sequence ATGACCAGCAAGCGACTTTGCTTCGAGCCGGGTCACAAGCCCAAATGCCTCGTCATCGTTGACGACACCGCCGAATGGGATCGCGCGGTGTATTACGCCAGCCGCTGGGCGATCCGCGCCGGCGGCGGCGTGGTGATGCTGCGCATCATCGAGCCCGAGCAGCAGAGCCAGGAATGGCTTGGCGTCGCCGACATCATGCGCGCCGAGGCGCAGGAGGCGGCGGAGGCCGCGCTTGACCGCGCCGCCGGGAGAGCCAACGGCATCGCTGCGATCACGCCGGAACGCGTGATCCGGGAAGGCGAAGCGATGGAACAATTGCTGGGGGTGATCGACGAGGACCCTGACATCGCCACGCTGGTGCTGGCGGCCAATCCCGGTGCGGAAGGGCCAGGACCCCTGGTCGCCCTGCTCGCACATGCGGTGGGGACGTTTCCGATCCCCGTGACCATCATTTCCGGCGCGCTGAGCGACGAAAGCGTGGATTCGCTGTCGTAG
- a CDS encoding methyl-accepting chemotaxis protein: protein MSFWRSGSSAREAVAQVIALGKSQAVIEFNLDGTIITANQNFLDVMGYRLDEIAGKHHNLFVAPEERGSADYREFWARLGRGEYQSAEYKRLGKAGREIWIQASYNPIVNDAGKTVKVVKFATDITARKLRSLEDAGKISAIGRAQAVIEFNLDGTIITANENFLSAVGYRLDEIEGRHHSIFVGAGERDGAAYREFWARLARGEFRSGEYKRFGKGGKEVWILASYNPILDDAGKPFKVVKFATDVSAQKLSNANFAGQIEAIGKSQAVIEFSMDGKVLTANENFLGALGYTLSEIVGKHHSMFVSNEERDGDAYRAFWARLNAGEFQSGEYQRVGKGGRQVFIQASYNPIRDLNGQPFKVVKYASDTTAQVIARKRSETVRDMMETVAAGAEELNASVREIAEAMARSRETASTAVDRVEAADQQAHRLTRAAESMSMIVQLIGNITGQINLLALNATIESARAGEAGRGFAVVASEVKNLANQAKQAADRIEQEIGNLNGISVDVVGALDAIKSAIQGVSEYVSSTAAAVEEQSTVTSEMSANMRKAAQEAASIGQAA from the coding sequence ATGTCTTTTTGGCGAAGCGGTTCTTCGGCACGAGAGGCCGTGGCTCAGGTCATTGCGCTAGGCAAGTCGCAGGCGGTCATCGAATTCAATCTCGACGGCACCATCATCACGGCCAACCAGAATTTCCTCGATGTGATGGGCTATCGGCTCGACGAGATCGCGGGCAAGCACCACAACCTGTTCGTTGCGCCCGAAGAGCGGGGCAGCGCCGACTATCGCGAGTTCTGGGCCCGGCTGGGCCGCGGCGAATATCAGTCCGCCGAGTATAAGCGGCTTGGCAAGGCCGGCCGCGAGATTTGGATCCAGGCGTCCTACAATCCGATCGTCAACGACGCCGGCAAGACCGTGAAGGTCGTCAAATTCGCCACCGACATCACGGCGCGCAAGTTGCGCAGCCTCGAGGATGCCGGGAAGATCTCCGCGATCGGCCGGGCGCAGGCGGTGATCGAATTCAATCTCGACGGCACCATCATCACCGCCAACGAGAACTTCCTGAGCGCGGTGGGCTACCGGCTCGACGAGATCGAGGGCCGGCATCACAGCATCTTCGTCGGCGCCGGCGAGCGCGATGGCGCGGCCTATCGCGAATTCTGGGCGAGGCTCGCGCGCGGCGAATTCCGGTCCGGCGAGTACAAGCGCTTTGGCAAAGGCGGCAAGGAGGTCTGGATCCTCGCGTCCTACAATCCGATTCTCGACGATGCCGGCAAGCCATTCAAGGTGGTGAAGTTCGCCACCGACGTCAGCGCGCAGAAGCTGTCGAACGCGAATTTTGCCGGGCAGATCGAGGCGATCGGCAAGTCGCAGGCCGTGATCGAGTTCAGCATGGACGGCAAGGTCCTGACCGCCAACGAGAACTTTCTCGGCGCGCTCGGCTACACGTTGTCCGAGATCGTCGGCAAGCACCACAGCATGTTCGTGAGCAATGAGGAGCGCGATGGCGATGCCTATCGCGCCTTCTGGGCTAGGCTGAACGCCGGTGAATTCCAGTCCGGCGAATATCAACGCGTCGGCAAGGGCGGACGGCAGGTCTTCATTCAGGCGTCCTACAATCCGATCCGCGATCTCAACGGCCAACCGTTCAAGGTCGTGAAATACGCATCCGATACCACCGCCCAGGTGATCGCGCGCAAGCGCAGCGAGACGGTGCGCGACATGATGGAAACGGTCGCGGCCGGCGCCGAGGAGCTGAACGCGTCGGTGCGCGAGATCGCGGAGGCGATGGCGCGCTCGCGCGAGACCGCATCAACCGCGGTCGATCGCGTCGAGGCGGCGGATCAGCAGGCGCACCGTCTGACGCGGGCGGCGGAGTCGATGAGCATGATCGTGCAGCTCATCGGAAATATCACCGGGCAGATCAACCTGCTGGCGCTGAATGCCACCATCGAATCCGCGCGGGCAGGCGAGGCCGGTCGCGGCTTCGCGGTGGTGGCGTCGGAGGTGAAGAATCTCGCCAATCAGGCCAAGCAGGCCGCCGACCGGATCGAGCAGGAGATCGGCAATCTCAACGGCATCTCGGTCGACGTCGTCGGCGCGCTGGATGCAATCAAGAGCGCGATCCAGGGCGTTAGCGAGTACGTGTCCTCAACGGCAGCGGCCGTCGAGGAGCAGAGCACCGTCACCAGCGAGATGTCGGCCAACATGCGCAAGGCCGCGCAGGAGGCCGCGAGCATTGGGCAAGCGGCGTAG
- a CDS encoding NAD-dependent succinate-semialdehyde dehydrogenase: protein MTPTAAARAPQATATLRDRLKDPSLLKEACYIDGAWVGTPVFAVNNPATGVELAKVPQLGADDTTKAVEAAERAFPAWAKHTAKQRSNILRKWFELIIANREDLALILTSEQGKPLTEALGEVDIGAAYIEFFAEEARRVYGETIPTQRADARLLAIKQPIGVCGAITPWNFPNSMITRKVSPALAAGCTVVLKPANETPLSALALAVLAEKAGIPKGVLNIITGDAPPIGKVLCEHPAVRFVGFTGSTAVGKILYQQASVGVKRLGLELGGNAPFVVFDDADIDAAVEGAIVSKYRNMGQTCVCANRIYAQDKIYDEFVQKLSKKVAAMKIGDGTEGGVTQGPLINMKAIDKVERHIADAVKRGAKVVTGGKRSELGRSFFEPTVLADVKPDSLVSQEETFGPLAPVIRFKDEADVIAMCNASPFGLASYFYSRDLGRVWRVAEALESGMVGVNTGLITTEVAPFGGVKESGLGREGSRHGMEEYVEIKYVMMAGV from the coding sequence ATGACACCGACCGCCGCCGCTCGCGCCCCTCAAGCCACCGCCACCCTGCGCGACCGGCTGAAGGACCCATCGCTGCTGAAGGAGGCCTGCTATATCGACGGCGCCTGGGTCGGCACTCCGGTCTTCGCGGTGAACAATCCCGCCACCGGCGTCGAGCTCGCGAAGGTTCCGCAGCTCGGTGCGGATGACACGACCAAGGCGGTCGAGGCCGCCGAGCGCGCGTTCCCGGCATGGGCCAAGCACACCGCAAAACAGCGCTCCAACATCCTGCGCAAATGGTTCGAGCTGATCATTGCCAACCGCGAGGATCTCGCGCTGATCCTCACCTCCGAACAGGGCAAGCCGCTCACCGAGGCGCTCGGCGAGGTCGACATCGGCGCCGCCTATATCGAGTTTTTCGCGGAAGAGGCCCGCCGCGTCTATGGCGAGACCATTCCGACCCAGCGCGCCGATGCTCGCCTGCTCGCCATCAAGCAGCCGATCGGCGTCTGCGGTGCGATCACGCCGTGGAATTTCCCGAACTCGATGATCACCCGCAAGGTCTCGCCGGCGCTTGCGGCCGGCTGCACCGTGGTGCTCAAGCCCGCCAATGAAACGCCGCTGTCGGCGCTCGCGCTGGCCGTGCTCGCCGAGAAGGCCGGCATCCCCAAGGGCGTGCTCAACATCATCACCGGCGATGCGCCGCCGATCGGCAAGGTGTTGTGCGAGCATCCGGCCGTGCGCTTCGTCGGCTTCACCGGTTCGACCGCAGTCGGCAAGATCCTCTACCAGCAGGCCTCCGTCGGCGTGAAGCGGCTCGGCCTCGAGCTCGGCGGCAACGCGCCGTTCGTGGTGTTCGACGATGCCGACATCGACGCCGCGGTCGAAGGCGCCATCGTCTCGAAATACCGCAACATGGGCCAGACCTGCGTCTGCGCCAACCGCATCTACGCCCAGGACAAGATCTACGACGAGTTCGTGCAGAAGCTGTCGAAGAAGGTCGCGGCGATGAAGATCGGCGACGGCACCGAGGGCGGCGTCACGCAGGGCCCGCTGATCAACATGAAGGCGATCGACAAGGTCGAACGCCACATCGCCGATGCCGTCAAGCGCGGCGCCAAGGTGGTCACCGGCGGCAAGCGCAGCGAGCTCGGACGCTCGTTCTTCGAGCCGACGGTGCTGGCCGACGTCAAGCCGGATTCGCTGGTGTCGCAGGAGGAGACCTTCGGCCCGCTCGCGCCGGTGATCCGCTTCAAGGACGAGGCCGACGTCATCGCGATGTGCAACGCCTCGCCGTTCGGCCTGGCTTCATACTTCTACTCCCGCGATCTCGGCCGCGTCTGGCGCGTCGCCGAAGCGTTGGAGTCGGGCATGGTCGGCGTCAACACCGGCCTCATCACCACCGAAGTCGCGCCCTTCGGCGGCGTCAAGGAAAGCGGCCTCGGCCGCGAAGGCTCGCGTCACGGCATGGAAGAATATGTCGAGATCAAATACGTGATGATGGCGGGTGTGTGA
- the trpS gene encoding tryptophan--tRNA ligase: MPFVERVFSGVQPTGNLHLGNYLGAIVNFVKMQETHNCIYCVVDMHAITQGVDVWGGPAVLSRSTREVTAAFIAAGIDPKKHIVFNQSQVSGHAELAWIFNCVARMGWLGRMTQFKEKAGKDRENASVGLFDYPVLMAADILLYRATHVPVGEDQKQHLELSRDIAQKFNNDFGDSIRAQGADDGLFFPLPEPLITGPATRVMSLRDGTKKMSKSDASDNSRINLTDDADTIAQKIRKAKTDPEPLPTEEKGLEARPEADNLVGIFAALSGRSKAEVLRDFGGGQFSSFKNALAELCVTKLAPIAGEMKRLVADPGHIDTILNDGADRARAIADETMKLSKDIVGFIRRR, translated from the coding sequence ATGCCATTCGTTGAACGGGTCTTTTCGGGCGTCCAGCCGACGGGCAATCTGCATCTCGGCAATTATCTCGGCGCGATCGTCAACTTCGTGAAGATGCAGGAAACCCACAACTGCATCTATTGCGTCGTCGACATGCACGCGATCACGCAAGGCGTCGACGTCTGGGGCGGACCGGCGGTGCTCAGCCGCAGCACCCGCGAGGTGACGGCGGCGTTCATCGCGGCAGGCATCGATCCGAAGAAGCACATCGTGTTCAACCAGAGCCAGGTCTCGGGCCATGCCGAGCTCGCCTGGATCTTCAACTGCGTCGCGCGCATGGGCTGGCTCGGCCGCATGACCCAGTTCAAGGAGAAGGCCGGCAAGGACCGCGAGAACGCATCGGTCGGGCTGTTCGACTATCCCGTGCTGATGGCGGCCGACATCCTGCTGTACCGCGCCACCCACGTGCCGGTCGGAGAGGACCAGAAGCAGCATCTCGAGCTCTCGCGCGACATCGCGCAGAAATTCAACAACGATTTCGGCGATTCCATTCGCGCCCAAGGCGCCGATGACGGCCTGTTCTTCCCGCTGCCGGAACCCCTGATCACGGGCCCGGCGACGCGCGTGATGAGCTTGCGTGACGGCACCAAGAAAATGTCGAAGTCGGACGCGTCCGACAATTCGCGCATCAACCTCACCGACGATGCCGACACCATCGCGCAGAAGATCCGCAAGGCGAAGACCGATCCGGAGCCGCTGCCGACGGAAGAAAAGGGTCTTGAAGCCCGTCCCGAAGCCGACAATCTCGTCGGCATCTTCGCCGCGCTCTCGGGCCGCTCCAAGGCCGAGGTGCTCAGGGATTTCGGCGGCGGCCAGTTCTCCAGCTTCAAGAACGCGCTGGCGGAGCTGTGCGTTACCAAGCTCGCGCCGATTGCCGGCGAGATGAAGCGCCTCGTCGCCGACCCCGGGCACATCGACACCATCCTGAACGATGGCGCCGACCGGGCCCGCGCCATCGCCGACGAGACCATGAAGCTCTCGAAGGACATCGTCGGCTTCATCCGCCGGCGCTGA
- the murJ gene encoding murein biosynthesis integral membrane protein MurJ — translation MIRSFLTVSTGTLASRLLGFARDSLIAALLGTGAVADAFLAAFQLVNVVRRLLSEGALNAALIPAWLRIRDRDGAAAAAAFAGRVLGTVSAALVAISIGIDLAMPLIIMVIAPGFFGRSTLDLAVDNARLMLPYLAFAGPVTVLMGLLNAQGRFALTAFSPLLFNIALIAAIAVLLVWDADAALAAWMLAATVGIAGLLQLLMLLSQRSARLATPLRVSLDQEMRAFFAKAIPGMIASSGPQWLMVAGAIIASATPSAVSWLYFANRLIELPLGIVGVAMGTVLVPELTRAVASGDRDAVAHAESRALELATGLALPATLGLIVLAEPIVRLLFEHGAFGAQDSAATAHALMWLALGLPAHVLIKALSPAFYARSDTMTPLLATAKGFVVTVVLAVLLGHLLGASGIAASIAAGAWSSALSLLRNGTAAFGFSADASARKRLPRIVLAAIGMGALLWLTTGLVPAGSHGFIKFVALGVQIAAGIAVYGLLLQILGAASWREAVNALQRPG, via the coding sequence ATGATCCGCTCCTTCCTGACCGTCTCGACGGGAACGCTGGCCTCGCGGCTGCTGGGCTTTGCGCGCGATTCCCTGATCGCGGCGCTGCTCGGCACCGGCGCGGTGGCGGATGCGTTCCTGGCGGCGTTCCAGCTCGTCAATGTGGTGCGCCGGCTGCTCAGCGAGGGGGCGCTGAATGCGGCGCTGATCCCGGCCTGGCTGCGGATCCGTGACCGCGATGGCGCGGCGGCCGCGGCGGCCTTCGCCGGACGCGTGCTCGGCACGGTCAGCGCGGCCCTGGTCGCGATCTCGATCGGCATCGACCTTGCCATGCCGTTGATCATCATGGTGATCGCGCCGGGATTTTTCGGCAGAAGTACCCTCGATCTCGCCGTGGACAACGCAAGGCTGATGCTGCCTTATCTCGCGTTCGCCGGTCCCGTCACTGTGCTGATGGGACTGCTCAACGCGCAAGGGCGCTTTGCCCTCACCGCGTTCTCGCCGCTGCTCTTCAACATCGCGCTGATTGCCGCGATCGCGGTGCTGCTCGTCTGGGACGCCGATGCGGCCCTCGCTGCGTGGATGCTGGCCGCCACCGTCGGCATCGCCGGCCTGCTGCAATTGCTGATGCTGCTGTCGCAACGAAGCGCGCGCCTCGCGACGCCGCTGCGCGTCAGCCTCGACCAGGAGATGCGGGCGTTTTTTGCCAAGGCTATCCCCGGCATGATCGCAAGCTCGGGCCCGCAATGGCTGATGGTGGCGGGGGCGATCATCGCCTCGGCGACGCCCTCCGCGGTGTCCTGGCTCTATTTTGCCAACCGCCTGATCGAGCTGCCGCTCGGCATCGTCGGGGTCGCGATGGGTACGGTGCTGGTGCCGGAGCTGACCCGTGCCGTCGCGAGCGGCGACCGCGATGCGGTCGCGCATGCCGAATCCCGCGCGCTGGAGCTTGCGACCGGGCTGGCGCTGCCGGCCACGCTCGGCCTGATCGTGCTGGCCGAGCCGATCGTGCGGCTGTTGTTCGAGCATGGCGCCTTCGGCGCGCAGGACAGCGCGGCAACGGCGCACGCGCTGATGTGGCTGGCGCTTGGCCTGCCGGCGCATGTGCTGATCAAGGCACTTTCTCCTGCCTTCTACGCCCGCAGCGACACGATGACGCCGCTGCTCGCGACCGCCAAGGGCTTCGTGGTGACGGTCGTGCTCGCGGTTCTGCTCGGCCATCTCCTTGGCGCGAGCGGGATCGCGGCGAGCATCGCGGCCGGCGCCTGGAGCAGCGCGCTCTCGCTGCTCCGCAACGGCACCGCCGCGTTCGGCTTCTCGGCCGACGCGAGCGCCCGCAAGCGGCTGCCGCGGATCGTGCTGGCCGCGATCGGCATGGGCGCCCTGCTCTGGCTGACCACGGGCCTCGTGCCTGCCGGGAGCCATGGCTTCATCAAATTCGTCGCGCTGGGTGTGCAGATCGCGGCCGGGATCGCCGTCTACGGCCTGCTGCTGCAAATCCTCGGCGCGGCCTCCTGGCGCGAGGCGGTTAACGCGTTGCAGCGGCCCGGCTGA
- a CDS encoding NifU family protein, whose amino-acid sequence MFIQTEATPNPSTLKFIPGRVVVDGSPMEFSSREAATRSPLAEKLFDVPGVTGVFYGSDFITVTKANGEWQQLKPAILGAIMEHYMSGAPLLADGTASSDVDLDDENEFFDEADAETVDMIKDLIETRVRPAVANDGGDITFRGFKDGIVYLNMKGACSGCPSSTATLQHGIQNLLKHFVPDVVEVRPM is encoded by the coding sequence ATGTTCATTCAAACCGAAGCCACCCCCAATCCCTCCACGCTGAAGTTCATTCCCGGCCGCGTCGTGGTCGACGGCAGCCCGATGGAATTTTCGAGCCGCGAAGCCGCCACGCGCTCGCCGCTGGCCGAAAAGCTGTTCGACGTGCCCGGCGTCACCGGCGTGTTCTACGGATCGGATTTCATCACCGTCACCAAGGCGAACGGTGAATGGCAGCAGCTCAAGCCCGCGATCCTCGGTGCGATCATGGAGCATTACATGTCCGGCGCGCCGCTGCTCGCCGACGGCACGGCCAGCAGCGATGTCGACCTCGACGACGAGAACGAGTTCTTCGACGAGGCGGATGCCGAGACGGTCGACATGATCAAGGACCTGATCGAGACCCGGGTGCGGCCGGCGGTCGCCAATGACGGCGGCGACATCACCTTCCGCGGCTTCAAGGACGGCATCGTCTATCTCAACATGAAGGGCGCCTGCTCCGGCTGCCCGTCATCGACCGCGACGCTTCAGCACGGCATCCAGAACCTGCTCAAGCATTTCGTGCCTGATGTGGTCGAAGTCCGGCCGATGTAA
- a CDS encoding AMP-binding protein, with product MADKADSYVCGISDAPLLGDTIGRSLDQAAQRWGNREALISPSHGVRWTWSEFAERVDALAAGFLALGLERGQRIGIWSLNRPEWTLTQFAAAKAGHILVTINPAYRLSELEFALRKVGCAAIVTATAFKTSNYMEMLNTLLPELSAAKPGQLHAARLPALRNVIQIGGPAAPGTIAFEEIAGMGGDRHRQQLVALGQQLQFDDPVNIQFTSGTTGSPKGVTLTHHNILNNGYFVGRAMRLTEKDRICIPVPLYHCFGMVMGNLASVTLGAAMVYPGEGFDPLTTLRTIEQEKCTALYGVPTMFIAELDHPEFASFDLKSLRTGIMAGAPCPIEVMKRVNSDMNMREVTIAYGMTETSPVSFQSAVDDPLERRVSTVGRIHPHVEVKIVDLEGKIVKRGERGELCTRGYSIMLGYWEETERTADVLDANGWMHTGDLATIDDEGYCNIVGRIKDMVIRGGENLYPREIEEFLYRHPKIQDVQIFGVADTRYGEELCAWIRVRPGETLTAEEVRAFCDGQIAHNKVPRYVEFVDEFPMTVTGKIQKFLMREEVEQRLGLKAAKTA from the coding sequence TTGGCTGATAAAGCGGACAGCTACGTTTGCGGCATCTCGGACGCGCCATTGCTCGGCGACACCATCGGCCGGAGTCTCGACCAGGCCGCCCAGCGCTGGGGCAACCGCGAGGCGCTGATCTCGCCCAGCCACGGCGTGAGATGGACATGGTCGGAATTCGCCGAACGGGTCGATGCGCTCGCCGCCGGCTTTCTCGCGCTCGGGCTCGAGCGGGGACAGCGGATCGGCATCTGGTCGCTGAACCGGCCGGAATGGACGCTGACCCAGTTCGCCGCCGCCAAGGCCGGCCACATCCTGGTGACGATCAATCCGGCCTATCGCTTGAGCGAGCTGGAATTTGCGCTTCGCAAGGTCGGCTGCGCGGCGATCGTCACCGCGACGGCATTCAAGACCAGCAACTACATGGAGATGCTCAACACGTTGTTGCCGGAGCTGTCCGCCGCCAAGCCCGGGCAGTTGCATGCAGCACGGCTGCCCGCCCTTCGCAACGTCATCCAGATCGGCGGCCCGGCCGCGCCAGGCACGATTGCTTTCGAAGAGATCGCGGGTATGGGCGGCGACCGGCACCGTCAGCAGCTGGTCGCGCTCGGCCAGCAGCTTCAGTTCGACGACCCCGTCAACATCCAGTTCACCAGCGGCACGACCGGATCGCCCAAGGGCGTGACGCTGACCCATCACAACATCCTCAACAACGGCTATTTCGTCGGCCGCGCGATGCGCCTCACCGAGAAGGACCGCATCTGCATTCCGGTGCCGCTCTATCATTGCTTCGGCATGGTCATGGGCAACCTGGCCTCCGTGACGCTCGGCGCCGCAATGGTTTATCCCGGCGAGGGTTTCGACCCCCTCACGACGCTGCGCACGATCGAACAGGAAAAGTGCACGGCGCTGTACGGCGTGCCGACGATGTTCATCGCCGAGCTCGATCACCCCGAATTCGCCAGCTTCGACCTGAAGTCGCTGCGGACCGGCATCATGGCCGGGGCACCCTGCCCGATCGAGGTGATGAAGCGCGTCAACAGCGACATGAACATGCGGGAGGTTACGATCGCCTATGGCATGACCGAGACCAGTCCCGTCAGCTTCCAGAGCGCGGTGGACGATCCGCTGGAGCGGCGCGTCTCCACGGTCGGACGGATCCATCCGCATGTCGAGGTCAAGATCGTCGATCTCGAAGGCAAGATCGTCAAGCGCGGCGAACGGGGCGAGCTGTGCACCCGCGGCTACAGCATCATGCTGGGCTATTGGGAAGAGACGGAGAGGACCGCCGACGTGCTCGATGCGAATGGCTGGATGCACACCGGCGACCTCGCCACCATCGACGACGAGGGTTATTGCAACATTGTCGGCCGCATCAAGGACATGGTGATCCGCGGCGGCGAAAACCTCTATCCGCGCGAGATCGAGGAGTTCTTGTACCGTCACCCCAAGATTCAGGACGTGCAGATTTTTGGCGTCGCCGACACCCGTTATGGCGAGGAGCTCTGCGCCTGGATTCGCGTCCGGCCGGGCGAGACGCTGACGGCCGAGGAGGTGCGCGCCTTCTGCGACGGCCAGATCGCCCACAACAAGGTCCCGCGCTACGTCGAATTCGTCGACGAATTCCCGATGACCGTCACCGGAAAAATCCAGAAATTCCTGATGCGCGAGGAAGTGGAGCAGCGGCTGGGGCTGAAGGCCGCGAAGACGGCGTGA
- a CDS encoding adenosine kinase: MADVKYDVLGIGNALFDVLVRTDEAFLAKHGMAKGSMSLIDEARAAAIYKDMGPATEVSGGSAANTIVGIGSLGARAAYVGKVKDDQIGKLYVHDIRAAGVAFNTPAAKDGPATGCSYILVTGDGERTMNTYLGAAQDLSPADIDPAEIAAAGIVYLEGYLWDPKNAKDAFVKAAKIAHDAKRKVALTLSDSFCVDRYRDEFLGLMRNGTVDIVFANESELHSLYMTSDFDTALKQLRNDVKLGVVTRSEKGCVVVTPTDAVAAPASPIAKLVDTTGAGDLFAAGFLYGLSRNLAHKQCGELGALAAAEVIQHIGARPQVSLKELAQQRGLTV; the protein is encoded by the coding sequence ATGGCTGACGTGAAATATGACGTTCTCGGCATCGGCAACGCGCTGTTCGACGTGCTGGTCAGGACCGACGAGGCCTTTCTGGCCAAGCATGGCATGGCCAAGGGCAGCATGTCCCTGATCGACGAGGCGCGGGCCGCGGCCATCTACAAGGACATGGGCCCGGCAACGGAGGTTTCGGGCGGCTCGGCCGCCAATACCATCGTCGGCATCGGCAGCCTGGGGGCACGCGCCGCCTATGTCGGCAAGGTCAAGGACGACCAGATCGGCAAGCTCTACGTCCACGACATCCGCGCCGCCGGCGTCGCCTTCAACACGCCCGCCGCGAAGGACGGCCCCGCCACCGGCTGCTCCTATATCCTGGTCACCGGCGACGGCGAGCGCACCATGAACACCTATCTCGGCGCGGCGCAGGATCTGTCGCCGGCCGACATCGACCCGGCCGAGATCGCCGCCGCCGGCATCGTCTATCTCGAGGGTTACCTCTGGGACCCCAAGAATGCCAAGGACGCGTTCGTCAAGGCGGCCAAGATCGCCCACGATGCCAAGCGCAAGGTGGCGCTGACGCTGTCGGATTCCTTCTGCGTCGACCGCTATCGCGACGAGTTCCTGGGGCTGATGCGCAACGGCACCGTCGACATCGTCTTCGCCAACGAGTCCGAGCTGCACTCGCTCTACATGACCTCGGATTTCGACACCGCGCTGAAGCAGCTGCGCAATGACGTCAAGCTCGGCGTCGTCACCCGCAGCGAGAAGGGCTGCGTGGTGGTGACGCCGACCGACGCAGTCGCAGCTCCGGCCTCGCCGATCGCGAAACTGGTGGACACCACCGGCGCCGGCGATCTGTTCGCCGCCGGCTTCCTGTACGGTCTTTCGCGCAACCTTGCGCACAAGCAGTGCGGCGAACTCGGCGCGCTCGCGGCCGCCGAAGTGATCCAGCACATCGGCGCCCGTCCCCAGGTGTCGCTGAAGGAGCTGGCCCAGCAGCGTGGGCTGACGGTTTGA
- a CDS encoding serine hydrolase domain-containing protein, translated as MQSRAQIDEVLRQKSDAKEIPGVVAIAARGNDVLYQGAFGKRDLSKPDAMTADSVFWIASMTKAVTTAGAMQLVEQGKLSLDTPIGKVLPDLAKPQVLEGFDAKGEAKLRPAKGEITLRQLMTHTAGFCYNMWNGDLAVYLDKTGIPAITTCQNAALKTPIMTDPGTRWEYGTNIDFVGKAVEAVSGKRLDAYLRDNLFAPLGMGDTGFKITDDMRKRLVGMHARGEDGQLASIPFELEQNPEFHMGGGGLYSTAADYIKFTQMILNKGRGNGNQVLKAETVATMGQNHIGDLAMGKMTTAAPMYTNDVDLYPEQVKKWGLSFMINTAKTAEGRSAGSLAWAGLANTYYWIDPARDVTGVILMQLLPFGDAKCLEAFAGFERGVYAGLDAAGSGQKAA; from the coding sequence ATGCAAAGCCGAGCTCAGATCGACGAGGTTCTGCGCCAGAAGAGCGACGCCAAGGAAATTCCCGGCGTCGTCGCCATCGCCGCCCGCGGCAACGACGTGCTGTATCAGGGCGCGTTCGGCAAGCGCGACCTGTCGAAGCCCGATGCGATGACCGCGGACAGCGTGTTCTGGATCGCATCGATGACGAAGGCGGTGACGACGGCGGGCGCGATGCAGCTGGTCGAGCAGGGCAAGCTGTCGCTGGATACGCCGATCGGCAAGGTGCTGCCCGATCTCGCCAAGCCGCAGGTGCTTGAAGGGTTCGATGCCAAGGGCGAAGCGAAGCTGCGGCCGGCGAAGGGGGAGATCACGCTGCGCCAGCTCATGACCCACACCGCCGGCTTCTGCTACAACATGTGGAACGGCGATCTCGCGGTCTATCTGGACAAGACCGGCATTCCCGCCATCACCACCTGCCAGAACGCGGCGCTGAAGACGCCGATCATGACCGACCCCGGCACGCGCTGGGAATACGGCACCAATATCGATTTCGTCGGCAAGGCAGTGGAGGCCGTCAGCGGCAAGCGGCTCGATGCTTATTTGCGCGACAATCTCTTCGCGCCGCTCGGCATGGGCGACACCGGCTTCAAGATCACCGACGACATGCGCAAGCGCCTCGTCGGCATGCATGCGCGCGGCGAAGACGGCCAGCTCGCATCGATCCCGTTCGAGCTCGAGCAGAACCCGGAATTCCACATGGGCGGCGGCGGCCTCTACTCGACTGCGGCCGACTACATCAAGTTCACGCAGATGATCTTGAACAAGGGCCGCGGCAACGGCAACCAGGTGCTGAAGGCCGAGACGGTCGCGACGATGGGGCAGAACCACATCGGCGACCTCGCCATGGGCAAGATGACCACTGCGGCGCCGATGTACACCAACGACGTCGATCTCTATCCGGAGCAGGTGAAGAAGTGGGGCCTCAGCTTCATGATCAACACCGCCAAGACGGCGGAAGGGCGCAGCGCAGGCAGCCTCGCCTGGGCGGGCCTCGCCAACACCTATTACTGGATCGATCCTGCGCGCGACGTCACCGGCGTGATCCTGATGCAGCTGTTGCCGTTCGGCGACGCGAAATGCCTGGAGGCGTTCGCGGGATTCGAGCGCGGGGTCTATGCCGGGCTCGATGCCGCCGGGAGCGGGCAGAAGGCGGCGTGA